The genomic DNA TAGAACCGACGAAAATTAAATAAACCATCGCCACCTGAGCATTTGTGTTTGCGATGAGTGAAGAGAAGCTAGGATCCTCAACAATCATCGAAAAAGCGATTAGCATTAGTCCGCCGTAAAACATTTGCACCCCGTTCATGAGAAAAGGAGAAAACCGTTGTTCCGTAGCAAAATACCGCTTGGAAAAAACGGAGCCGTACCCGTAGCCGAATTCACCGATCAACACAACGATACAGCCAATTACCCACATGTAGGACAGCGCGCTGCTAAACCCGGGTAACGAGATGAAAACGACACCGGCAAGCGCAATCAGCAGGCCGAGAATCTGGACTGAATCCAATGAAGCTTCCTTCCTTTGCCGCTGAATCAAGAGAATCATCAATGGTCCTGTTGCGGAAAGGACAGCCGCCAGCCCCGACGTGATGTACTGCTCTGCCCAATACAAGGTCGAGAATGTCATGAACGTGATACAGAAACCGACGACGACCAGCGGTTTGGACAGGAGCGCTTGCTTGACCTGTTCCCGTTTAATTGCGAAATAAACGAGAACGAGTAAGCCGGCGATCGTGAACCGGACACCGCCTGAAAGAATCGGCGTCGCACCAGCCTCGATACCGATTTTTATGAACAAAAAAGTCGTGCCGAATATAACACATACGAGCAAGTAGTTTAGAAAAATCATATGCAAACCTCCTTCTATGCTTAAGAGGAGTATAAGGCGTGATATGTATAACAGTTGCGCGTAGTGTATAACACTTCTTCTTGAAAAAGGATGTAGGGTGCGGTTTACTTAGAGTATATGAGAGACGACGAAAAAGGAGGTGCACATTCGTGAAGCTCGTACTGCAAAAGGAATCCGCCACGCCGATCCACCAGCAGATCTATCATCAAATTCTGAACCGGATCCAGACCGGGGCACTTCCGGACGGTGAAAAGATGCCCTCGCTACGGAAGCTGTCCACTGAATTGAAGGTCAATTACCTGACCGTCAACAAGGTGTATCAGCGGCTGGAGGAGGAAGGCCATATCGAGGTCTTTCAAGGAAAGGGTGCATTCGTAAAAAGTAAGCATAAAACGAAGCCTTTTACGGAAGAGGAAGCTGAGCAAGAGGTGTTTTCAACACTTCTTCAGCGCTCGCAATATCTCGTAAACCGTTCGAAGTATCATTACGATTTTTCAAAAGCAGTCGTGTCACCCGGCCTGCTGCCGAGCCATTTCCTTGCTCAGCAGACAAAAGCGATTTTAGATGAAAATCCGATGATCCTGACAACCTACGGGCCTGTCGAAGGGGATGAGGAACTCAGAGAAGAGGTATCAACGTATGTGGAACAGCAGCTCGGCTATCAGACGTCAGCGGATAACATCCTGATCACGAGCGGCGTCCAGCAAGGGATCAACATTGTCGCGAATACGTTTTTGACACCAACGGACACGGTAGCAGTGGAGAGTCCTTGCTACGGAGCGGCGATTGACACATTCATGAACCGTGGAAATGCGATTGTGCCGATTCCGATCGACGAAGAAGGGATGCGGATGGACGTTTTGGAGGAGCAATGCCGAACCGCACCTCCTAAGCTCGTGTACGTAAATCCGACGTTTCACAACCCGACGGGCGGGACGATGAGTGAAAAGCGACGGAAAGAGCTGTTGGAGTTAGCGGAGACATATGGCTTCTTGATCGTTGAGGATGATTCGTTCAGTGAGATTTACTTTGATGGCGTGCTGCCGCCGAAGCCGATTAAGTACTTCGATGACGCGGGTCATTGCATCTATTTGAAGGGCTTCAGCAAGACGATGGCACCCGGAATCCGCCTTGGGGCGTTGATCGCCGATGACTCGCTTTATGAATCGCTCTACATCTCGAAAGCGTCGATGGACGTAGGTAGTCCGCTCTTGAACCAGAAAGCGCTGTTGCCGTTCATGCGGACGAAGCGAATGAAGGACCACCTCGAGAAACTGCGGATCGCCCTGCAGATCCGTCGGGACATCACATCTGAAATCCTCGATGTCTACTTGAGCGGGAATGTCCGGTACACACTACCGAAAGGCGGACTGAACCTCTGGGTCGAGCTGCCTGAGGGGATCGACATCGATGAGCTTCGGAAACGCGCCAACGAACGGTCCATCAGCTTCCTGCCAGGCAGCGCCTGCTTCGTCGGTGACGCACCGACGCCAGCAATCCGACTCAGCTTCTCAACGCTCAGTGACCGCGAAAACACCGAAGGCATCACCCATCTCGCCCAGCTGATCGCATCGTTGGTGTAGACTATCAGTAGTGTCAGGCACCATTTCGCATCCTAAGGGGCGCAACGGTTCTTAGGAAGTGTCTGACACCAACCAGCAACCCTTGCCCTGCAACGGGTCGCAGTTGGTGTCAGACACCCTCACAAACCCCAACAGCCCCAACGGTTGATGAGAAGTGTCAGGCACCGACACAGAACCCGCTCTGCCGTTGACTTCTCGGTCGGTGCCTGACACCTCCGTGGCTTTTGTTGATTTGGCGGGGGGCTTTTTGGTATCATCAGTATATTGCAATACGTACGATTTTTTGGAGGTGGATGATTTGTCTCGAATTTCGAAAGAAGAAGTGAAGCACGTTGCCAAGCTTGCGCGCTTGAACATGACGGACGAAGAAGCGGACATGTTCTCTAAGCAGCTTGACGACATCATCGGCTATGCCGAACAGCTGAATGAACTCGATACAGATAATGTGGAACCGACCACACACGTTTTAGATATGAAGAATGTTCTTCGTGAGGACGAAGTGAAGCCATGGCTTTCCAACGAAGAAGCGCTCAAGAATACACCAGACAAGCAGAACGGCCTGATCAAGGTCCCAGCTGTTTTAGAGTAGGGAGGGAGAAAACGGACGATGTCTTTATTTGATAAGAAGATTTCAGAGCTACACGAGCTCTTACATAAAAAAGAGATGAAAGTAAGTGAACTCGTAGATGCTTCCTTCTCTCGCATCCAACAGGTGGACGAGAAAGTGAAAGCATTTTTGACGTTGAATGAAGAAGAGGCACGCGAACAAGCGAAGTACCTCGACAGCAAAATGGGGACCGACGAAATGCGCGGACTCCTATTCGGTCTGCCAATCGGGATTAAGGACAACATCTCGACGAAAGGCCTCCGCACGACGAACGGAAGTAAGCTTCAAGAGAATTTCGTGCCGGTTTACGATGCAACGGTCATCCAAAAGCTGAAAGAAGCGGAAACGATCACAGTCGGAAAACTTAACATGGACGAATTCGCGATGGGCTCCTCCAACGAGAACTCCGGCTTTTTCCAAACACGTAACCCATGGAACACAGACCACGTACCAGGCGGTTCCTCTGGTGGATCAGCTGCATCCGTCGCTGCTGGAGAAGTCTTGTTCTCATTAGGATCTGACACAGGCGGTTCCATCCGTCAGCCAGCGGCATTCTGTGGCGTCGTCGGTCTAAAGCCGACGTACGGCCGCGTGTCCCGTTTCGGACTCACAGCATTCGCTTCATCCCTTGACCAGATCGGACCAATCACGAACACGGTCGAAGACAACGCGTACTTGCTACAAGCGATCGCAGGTCACGACCCAATGGACTCGACGTCTGCAAACGTAGACAAGCAAGACTATACAGCAGCTCTTACTGGCGACGTCAAAGGTCTCAAGATCGCCGTGCCAAAAGAATACATCGGCGAAGGGGTAGACGAAGACGTCAAGAACCGCGTCATGGAAGCCCTCAAAGTGCTTGAAGGCATGGGGGCTGAGTGGGAAGAAGTATCCCTTCCACACTCCAAATATGGTGTAGCGACGTATTACCTGCTTGCATCATCGGAAGCATCCTCTAACCTCGCACGCTTCGACGGTGTCCGTTACGGCGTAAGAGCAGATGACGCGAAGAACCTGCTTGAGCTTTACAACAAAACACGTAGCGAAGGGTTCGGAGACGAAGTGAAACGCCGTATCATGCTTGGTACATTCGCGTTGAGCTCCGGATTTTACGATGCGTATTATAAGAAAGCCCAGAAAGTACGGACGTTGATCAAGAACGACTTCGATCAAGTCCTCGACAAATATGATGTGATCCTTGGACCGACAACACCGACACCAGCGTTCAAAATCGGAGAGAAGACGGACGATCCACTCACGATGTATGCAAACGACATCCTGACGATCCCTGTGAACCTTGCAGGCGTACCAGCGATCTCTGTACCATGCGGCCTTTCAAACGGCCTGCCAGTCGGACTACAAATCATCGGAAAAGCGTTTGATGAAAGCACAATCTATCGCGTTGCCCACGCCTATGAGCAAGCGACAGACCATCATCAAAACAAGCCGAACTTGTAAAGGGGGGACGAAAAGATGCATTTTGAAACGATCATTGGACTTGAAGTCCACGCTGAACTGAAAACAAACTCGAAGATCTTCTGCAGCTGCTCCACGGAATTCGGAGCACCGCCGAACACGAATGTGTGCCCGATTTGTCTCGGTCACCCAGGTGTCCTGCCTGTCGTGAACAAGCAAGCGGTTGATTTTGCGATGCGTGCTGCCATGGCACTCAACTGTGAAATCACACGCGAAACGAAATTTGACCGTAAAAACTACTTCTATCCGGATAACCCGAAGGCGTACCAAATCTCGCAATTCGATAAGCCGATCGGACAAAACGGCTGGATCGAAATCGAGGTCGACGGATACAAGAAGAAAATCGGCATCACCCGTCTCCATATGGAGGAGGACGCTGGTAAATCGATGCACGCCGACGACGGAACCCACTCGCTCGTGGACTTGAACCGTCAAGGAACGCCACTCGTCGAAATCGTATCCGAGCCGGACATCCGTACACCGCAAGAAGCGTATGCTTACTTAGAAAAATTGAAAGCAATCCTTCAATATACTGAGGTTTCCGACTGTAAAATGGAAGAGGGATCGTTGCGTTGCGACGCGAATATCTCACTCCGCCCGGTCGGACAGGAGAAATTCGGAACGAAGGCTGAGCTTAAGAACCTGAACTCATTTGCCAATGTGCAAAAAGGTCTCGAACACGAAGAAGTCCGTCAGGAGAAAGAACTCCTCAGTGGTGGAGAAATTCTTCAGGAAACACGCCGTTTTGACGAACAGACGAAAAAGACGATCCTTATGCGTGTTAAGGAAGGATCGGATGACTACCGTTACTTCCCAGAGCCGGATCTCGTCGGTCTTTCCATCGACGAAGAATGGATCGAACGCGTTCGCTCCGAAATCCCTGAGCTACCAGACATACGGAAGCAGCGCTATATCGAAGACCTGAAGCTGCCAGCGTATGACGCGATGGTTTTAACCCAGTCGAAGAAAATGTCCGATTTCTTTGAGGAAGTGCTCGCACAAGGTGCTGATGCGAAAGCGGCATCGAACTGGATGATGGGTGAAGTGTCTGCGTACCTGAACGCAGAATACAAAGAGATTGATGAAGTCGCCCTCACGCCGGAAGGCCTTGCGAAAATGATCGACCTCATCGAAAAAGGCACGATCTCCTCGAAGATTGCGAAGAAGGTGTTCAAGGAACTCATCGAAAAAGGCGGCGATCCGGAAGTTATCGTCAAAGAGAAAGGACTCGTCCAAATCTCTGACGAAGGTGAGCTTCGCAAGATCGTGACCGGCATTTTAGATGAAAACGAACAATCAATCGAAGACTACAAGAACGGAAAAGACCGCGCGCTCGGTTTCCTCGTCGGCCAGGTGATGAAGGCGACGAAAGGAAAAGCGAACCCGCCGATGGTCAACAAATTGCTCGTCGAAGAAATGGATAAACGATAGAGAAGCTAGAAGGAAGCCCGTGAGATGGGCTTCCTTTCTGCATGGGTCCAGGATTTTGATCAGATTAGATAGTTAGGACTTTGCATTTTGCATTTAAGGTCTCTATAATAAGATGAGCTAGAAAAATTTACAATTCAACTTTGTCTAAAATGATGCACATGACAACGGACGACGAATGCATATAATAATACGTATTACCAATTTGAACGTTAGATAAAAGGTGATTTATATGAAACGAGCACGATTGATTTATAACCCGACATCAGGGCGGGAGCTAGTGAAACGTCAATTGCCTTACATATTGGAGAAGCTCGAAAAAGCAGGCTATGAAACGTCTGCCCATGCCACATGCGCAGACGAAGGCGATGCAACCCGAGCAGCACGACACGCCGTGGACCGGGAGTTCGACCTCGTCATTGCCGCTGGTGGAGACGGAACGATCTATGAGGTCATCAACGGAATCGCGGAGCAGCCGAACCGCCCGAAAATGGGAATCATCCCAGCCGGGACGACGAACGATTTTGCCCGCGCTCTTGGCGTGCCACGTACCATTGAAAAAGCGGTCGACGTGCTATGCGAAGGTATCGATATACCCGTCGATATCGGACGCGTAAACGGGAAGTACTTCGTCAACATCGCTGGCGGCGGGAAGCTTACGGAGCTTACTTACGCCGTACCAAGCCAACTGAAGACGATGATCGGCCAGCTCGCTTATTATTTAAAAGGGGTAGAAATGCTGCCGTCGATCCGCCCGACGAACGTCAAGATCGAGTACGATGACAAGGTGTTTGAAGGCGACGTCATGCTTTTCCTTGTGGCGAACACGAACTCCGTCGGAGGCTTTGAAAAACTCGCACCACTCTCTGAATTCAACGACGGCTACTTCGACCTCGTCATCCTGAAAAAGACGAACCTCGCTGAGTTTATCCGCATCGCGACTCTTGCGCTCAAAGGGGACCACATCCGAGATGAACACATCATTTATGAAAAAGCGAGACGCGTGAAGATTCATACAGATGAAAAAATGCAGCTGAACCTCGACGGGGAATACGGTGGACTGCTTCCAGGCGAGTTCGTCAACCTAAGACACCACCTGCAAATGATCGTCCCGAAAGAACGCTTTGAACACGACCGATAAAACGCAATAGGACCAACCCTTAAGAGGGATTGGTTCTTTTCTTTTGTTGCAAGCTAAGAGGAACAACTGGTACAATCCGATTTTAAGAGAGGAGTGGAGGCTTTGGAGAAAATTCTTGTCATCAATGGACACGAATACTATGAACATTCAAGAGGCGAGCTCAATAAGACTCTTTTTAATGAAATCGTGGAAAAGCTATCCCCTCAATACGAGGTAAAAACGACCGTACTTGCGGACGGATATGAGAAAAGTGAAGAACAGGAGAAGGTAAAATGGGCCGATGCGGTCATTTATCAGACGCCGATCTACAATTACAGCGTCCCAGCCCTTTTCAAGCGCTATTTCGACGAGACGCATGAGCATGGCGTTTACTTCCGCGGGAATACACCAGAGTACGGAACAGGCGGAGGACTGCTGACCGGTAAAACGTACATGTTCTCGACCACATGGAATGCGCCTTATGAGGCGTTCAACGACCGAAACAAGTTCTTCGAAGGACGGAATGTCGAGGATGTCCTTTTCCCGTTACACCTCGTCCATAAATACGTCGGTATGAAAGGGTTGAAGACCTTTTCCTGCTTTGATGTAAAGAAGAATCCGGACATTGATTACTACCGGAGCTCCTTGCATCAGCATCTTGCACGTTATTTTCATGTATAAAAAAACGCTTGGGGCCAGCAGACCTCAAGCGTTTTTCGTATGGTTGTTGTGTTTGTTTACCTTTACGATCACAAGGAGGAAGATTGAAAGTCCGATGAGGGCGACTCCAAGACTGCCATACCCGATATTCTCCCAACCCGATACAAAAACGACACTGTAAACAATCAGCGTCTGTCCGAGCTGGAACACGAAATAGGGAAGCAAATACCAACGCACCTTTTTCGGATAATAGATGGCGATCCAGCTGAAAATGATCCAGCTGAAGCTGAGCAATGTCAATAAAACGATGGGTAACATGGACGGCGCCTCCTCTTATAACCATTATATACCCGATTTTCCTACATAGCACTAGCCCAATTGGAATGATAAAAGAAAAAATTGGGAACCAATAGGAAGACGAGTGTGAAAGGGTTGAGACAGGCATGAACTATACAGATTTGACGATTCGATTGGCATTATCATTCATTGCGCTATTGGTGCTCACTAGGGTGATGGGACGGAAGGAACTGAGTCAAATCACGTTCCACAACTTCGTTTCCGCCGTTGCGATCGGAAACATCGGAGGCTCGTTGGCGACGGAGGGTAAACTGAGCATCGCACAAGGCCTCTATGCGTTAGCCGGATGGTCCCTGTTCACGATCGCGCTGGGATTAATCGACCTCAAATCCAAAAAGGCACGAAAGCTGATCAACGGAGATGCCCTGATTGTGATAAAAGGCGGTAAGATCATGGAGCGTGCGTTACGAAAAGCCCGGCTGGATATGGACTCCCTCAACCTGATGCTCCGGAAAAAGAACGTGTTTTCGTTGGCGGACGTCGATTACGCCATCTTTGAAACCGATGGCACGCTCTCGGTCATGAAAAAAGAACCGAAACAAACGGTAACGAAGGAAGACGTCGGGTTGTACAAGCTCGGTGGGATCATTCCAATCGGCACCGAAGTCATATCAGACGGGAAAATCAATTATAAGAACCTCCAGCTCTTAGACTTGAAGCCGATCTGGCTCGAGCAGCAGCTACGTAAGGCCGGTGTAGGCTCAGCAGCAGAGGTTTTCTTCGCAGAAGTCCAAAAAGACGGCTCCCTCTATATCGACCGAAAAGACGACCAAATCCATTGAAAAGTGTCAGGCACCATTTTCAAGCCCTTGCGGCTCTAAGAAGAAAAAATGGTGCCTGACACTTCTTTATTTGTTATGCTTATGGAAAAGAATGTAAGAGGGGATTCGGGATGGAAGCGTTCAAGGTGAAGGTGCTGGAATTACGGGGCAGCACTTATGAAATTGGCAGACAGCAGGGAGAGCAGCTAAATCGTAAACATATGCGTTGGATGGAGGACATGCTCACAGAGGAAATCGATGTGAATGAAGCAACCGCTGTGTTCAAAGCCTTTGCACCGCATCTTCTCGAGGAGATGGAAGGCTTGGCGGACGCGCTTGAGCTGCCGATTGAAAAGGCGATGCGTTATTTCAGTGGCTATGGGCTACCGAAGCTCGAAACGATGGGGTGCTCCTCAGTTGTGACGAAGGAGTACATCGTACGGAATTATGATCTTTCTCCAATCATCTATGACCACCAGTTGGTGTTCTCACAGCCTGAGGAAGCGTTCGCAAGTGTAGGATACAGTTTGCATCAGCTTGGTCGTCATGAAAGTGTGAATGAACATGGTGTGGCGATAGCGTTACACTTCGTGAATAACGCCCATCAAGTGACAGGGTTGATCAGCACAACGATTACCCGAATGATGGCTGACATGTGCAAAACAACCGATGATTGTATCCAATTGTTAAAGGAGTTGCCTCATGCCTGCTCCTACAATTATTCGATTGGAGACAGTAGCGGTCATCACGTCGTTGTTGAAGCATCACCAACGAAGGTAGAAGTTCGTTCTGCCGAAACACCAATCTCCTGCACGAATCACTTCCAGGCTCCACATATGAACGAATTTAATCGGGAGCGACTTGGATCCTCATTAGATCGTAAGGAAGCGATTGAAACGAAAAAGGCAGACGGAGAAGAATTGTTCAACTGGTTCAGTGATTCGACCTCTCCGATGTTCTATGAAGATTACGAGATGTTGTTCGGAACCTTACATACCTTTGCTTATTTCTTTGAAGAGGACCGATTCATTACGAAGGTGGCGAACGGTACAGAAACGATGGACCTCAAATTCTCAGATTGGGTGAACGGAAAGACAAACTTAGCAGGAGAATTAAAAGGCTCTTTGAACATGAAGAGAAGTGTTTGAGTGCATCGACAAATTTCACAAATTATCAAACAAACATTTGATTAAACGGGCTAAACACCTGATATAACAACGATTATCTTTTCAAACAAACGTTTGAACAAAAGCAGAAGTGTCAGACACCAATTCAACTTTCAGTCATACCAACGGTTCTGAATTGGTGTCTGACACCATCTCAAACGCGTTGGGGGAGAACGGTTTATTTTCAGTGCCTGACACTTCAAAAAGAAGCGGCACTTCAATAAAGGGGGATGCGTGTGGAGCCGGTATTGGTTACGGAGATTTTGATGGCGGTTGGGGTTGTTGCAATTCCGCTGGCTATCATGTTGTTTGTTCCGAAGCATAGGAAGAAGAAGTGGCTGATTGTTGCCATTGCAGTCGCAACATCTGTATTTCTATTCTTCACAGTGAGACCGTTTTGGGACGACTATCAAACAGAGAAAAGCATGGCGCAGTTGAGAGAGCACCTGAAAGAAACGTATCCGAACGAAGAATGGCAGATTGAGAGACGGGCGCCAAGGCATCACTCACCTTACCAGTTAAATGTGAGCTTCAAGAATGATGAAGGCTACACGTATACGTATCTCGTCGACGGAGAACGAATCTGCCAGGTCGCATGGATGACAGATAACGATCTGCCGCCAAGCAGCGGCAAGCATTATCATAATCATTGCGAAGAATCGTAAACTGGTAATAGTCGTTAGGACTTCCTTTATGGAAGTCCTTTTCAACATGAATAAATTTTTTCAAAAAAAGATGTGAACCTTTCGGGGTGCTCATGACTCTAACAGATAGATAAAGGGGGGACTTCCATTGCAGATGAAGAAGCGGGTGCGCCAAGCACAGCGTGGAGATAAGGAAGCATTACTGCAGCTCGTTTTCGAGCGGAAGGACGAATATTTCAGGCTGGCATACAGCTACTTACGACATGAAGAGGATGCAATGGACGTCCTCGAGGACATGATCGTGATTCTATACGAGAAGATCGACAGGCTGAAAAAGCCTGAATCGTTTTACAGCTGGAGCAAAACGATTCTCGTCAACCAGTGCCATGATATGTTGCGAAAACGGAAGAAACTGACCGTCACCGATGAGATCCATGAACAATCTGACGATCAAGAGGGTGCCAACACCGTCCATAAACTCGATGTGCAAAAACATCTCGATCAGCTCAACAACGAGCAACGAGAAGCGATTCAACTGCGATATTGGCTCGATTATGATTATGTAACAATTGCGCAGCTCACAAAGGTACCGATCGGAACCGTCAAATCGAGAATCTCATTCGGCTTGAAGAAGCTGAAAAGCTACCTTGGGGGTGAATACCTATGAGAGATATCGAGAAAGACTTGAAGGAATACGCAAAAAAGATGCAGACGAAGAAAGCACCAGCCAATTTTGAAGACCGAATGAGAAACAGGCTCTACAACCAACCGCCGAAACGAAAAGGCCCTAACAAGAAATTCATGCTAATCGCGGCTTCTTTCATGGTGTTTTTCTTATTCGCATACCAGTTTGATACGATCGCTTATTACGGGAAGAAAATCCTCGGGTATGACACCGTCCTTACCGATTCCATGGCTGAGCTTAATAACGAGGGAAAGGGTCAAGTCATCGGGAGAAGTGTGGATCTGCCTGATGGAGGAACCATGACCGTCGATGGGCTGATGCTTGATGATAATCAGCTTGTGATTCTTTACACCTTATATGACCCGGATCAAAAGGTTGAGGACCTCCATTTGAACACGAGTGTATCGTTACACAGCTTTTTCGGTGAAATTCATATGGACTCAGGGAGAGGGAGCACGAGCGAAGATGGAACGACCATGACAAAAGCTTATTCGTTTGAACCGCCTAATCCTTTCGTGAAGGAGCTGACTCTTCAATTAACGTACGATAACGACCCGGAAAAGTTTGCAGAAGTAAGCTTTCAGCTAGACCGTTCAAAGGCATTAATGACGAAATACAAACAGAAGATCAATCAGACGATTAAAACGAACACGGCCGATTATATCGTAAAAGAATTGGTCGCTACACCGACCCAAACCGTCTTCAAAGGAAAGATCCATGTGAAAGATCGCAGCGCATGGCAATCTGAAATGGTGACTTCTATGTTCGAATTTTCGTTAAAAGCAGATGATGAGCCTGTCCAACAACAAGGGCTAGGCTATGGAACAGAAATGCTGCATTACTACTTCGAGGTCGAATTCGATGCGTTGAAAGGAAACCCTGAGGAACTCACCCTGAAACTTGAAAAAGGACTTGAAACCCATCAAGCAGACAGTAAAACCGATCTTGATCAGGAAAAAATCAATCTCGCCAATCAAACGATCGCGATCACCAATGTCACCGAGAGCAAAGGAAAAACCGAAATCACACTAAATGCTGAAAATGAATTCGATATTTTAGAAGCGGAATTGATTGGTTCAAACATCTTTGCCAAGCTCGAAAAGGCCTATATAGGTGACTATTTCAAAGCAGAAGATGGCATGCGGAAGGAGCTCGTCCTTGTATTTGACGGCACCATAGAAGGAAAGCGTACGCTCCATATCACCAAATACGTAACGATAGATCCGGTGGATAAAACGATTACGATTCCGGTTAAATAAGGATTGAAGGAAGGAGATTTGGACCACACCAAGAAATGGATGAGGATGCCAATTATACTTTTTATGGAGGGATTCTGTGCTTGGAGTGAATAAAGGGCGAGTCGTTCTTGCCAGCCACGAACAAGATTGGAAACGATTATTTGAAGAGGAGAAACACTTGCTGGAATCAATCATTGGTGACCACATCATCGACATACAGCATATCGGAAGTACCGCCATCAACGGCATTCAAGCGAAACCGATTATTGATATCCTTGTTGGCGTATCAGACATGGAGGACGTCGAATCATTCGACCTTGAAAAATTGAAAGCACAAGGCATTTATCGGTTGAAGGTCAAGAGGGAGGGAAAGGTCGTCTTCGCGAAGTTCTCAAGCCTAGAGGACAAGACGAAGACCCACATCCTTCATGTTGTGGAGCATGGCGGTACCTGGTGGCAGGAGCATACCTTTTTCAGAGATTATTTGATTCAGCATACAGACACTGCACACGAATACGAACGATATAAAGTACAGCTCGCAAACAAATACCCAACCGATGAAAAAACGTATACAGACGAAAAGAAAGCATTCGTCGACCAAATCTTAAAGAAAAGAGTATCGAGCTAAATGTCGGGATATTGGAAGTTGAACAAGAAATTGAGCGTGTTACTCTTTGGTGTAGTCGTCATCCTAGGATTTATATATTTCGTTTATTCAGCCTTCAATGAGATCTCAGAAGAAGATGCGATTCAAATTGCCACAGATAATTATATAAACTTTGAAGGGAAGTCGATTCAAGTAAGAAAATACGAGAGTAATAGACCTGAGCTCCAGTTTTTCTTTCAGGATAAGACACCCATCTATTCCGTTATTTTTTACAGTCATACCGAATTGAAAAACTGGGAGGGCTGGGTGATGATTAATACGCAGATTAATGCAAGAAATGGAGAAATCATATTAACTGAGGTCCAAAGTAGAGACCCGGAAAAAGTGAAATGGTAAAACGACAGTTACTTTGAATGGAATAGATTTTAGCGAGAAGGAGTACCGATGAAAAATAAAAACACGATCCTGATTCTATTAAGCATTTTGTTAACCATCTCGGCGGGATTTCATATCTATCA from Pseudalkalibacillus sp. SCS-8 includes the following:
- a CDS encoding diacylglycerol kinase; its protein translation is MKRARLIYNPTSGRELVKRQLPYILEKLEKAGYETSAHATCADEGDATRAARHAVDREFDLVIAAGGDGTIYEVINGIAEQPNRPKMGIIPAGTTNDFARALGVPRTIEKAVDVLCEGIDIPVDIGRVNGKYFVNIAGGGKLTELTYAVPSQLKTMIGQLAYYLKGVEMLPSIRPTNVKIEYDDKVFEGDVMLFLVANTNSVGGFEKLAPLSEFNDGYFDLVILKKTNLAEFIRIATLALKGDHIRDEHIIYEKARRVKIHTDEKMQLNLDGEYGGLLPGEFVNLRHHLQMIVPKERFEHDR
- the gatB gene encoding Asp-tRNA(Asn)/Glu-tRNA(Gln) amidotransferase subunit GatB, whose amino-acid sequence is MHFETIIGLEVHAELKTNSKIFCSCSTEFGAPPNTNVCPICLGHPGVLPVVNKQAVDFAMRAAMALNCEITRETKFDRKNYFYPDNPKAYQISQFDKPIGQNGWIEIEVDGYKKKIGITRLHMEEDAGKSMHADDGTHSLVDLNRQGTPLVEIVSEPDIRTPQEAYAYLEKLKAILQYTEVSDCKMEEGSLRCDANISLRPVGQEKFGTKAELKNLNSFANVQKGLEHEEVRQEKELLSGGEILQETRRFDEQTKKTILMRVKEGSDDYRYFPEPDLVGLSIDEEWIERVRSEIPELPDIRKQRYIEDLKLPAYDAMVLTQSKKMSDFFEEVLAQGADAKAASNWMMGEVSAYLNAEYKEIDEVALTPEGLAKMIDLIEKGTISSKIAKKVFKELIEKGGDPEVIVKEKGLVQISDEGELRKIVTGILDENEQSIEDYKNGKDRALGFLVGQVMKATKGKANPPMVNKLLVEEMDKR
- a CDS encoding PLP-dependent aminotransferase family protein; protein product: MKLVLQKESATPIHQQIYHQILNRIQTGALPDGEKMPSLRKLSTELKVNYLTVNKVYQRLEEEGHIEVFQGKGAFVKSKHKTKPFTEEEAEQEVFSTLLQRSQYLVNRSKYHYDFSKAVVSPGLLPSHFLAQQTKAILDENPMILTTYGPVEGDEELREEVSTYVEQQLGYQTSADNILITSGVQQGINIVANTFLTPTDTVAVESPCYGAAIDTFMNRGNAIVPIPIDEEGMRMDVLEEQCRTAPPKLVYVNPTFHNPTGGTMSEKRRKELLELAETYGFLIVEDDSFSEIYFDGVLPPKPIKYFDDAGHCIYLKGFSKTMAPGIRLGALIADDSLYESLYISKASMDVGSPLLNQKALLPFMRTKRMKDHLEKLRIALQIRRDITSEILDVYLSGNVRYTLPKGGLNLWVELPEGIDIDELRKRANERSISFLPGSACFVGDAPTPAIRLSFSTLSDRENTEGITHLAQLIASLV
- the gatA gene encoding Asp-tRNA(Asn)/Glu-tRNA(Gln) amidotransferase subunit GatA, translating into MSLFDKKISELHELLHKKEMKVSELVDASFSRIQQVDEKVKAFLTLNEEEAREQAKYLDSKMGTDEMRGLLFGLPIGIKDNISTKGLRTTNGSKLQENFVPVYDATVIQKLKEAETITVGKLNMDEFAMGSSNENSGFFQTRNPWNTDHVPGGSSGGSAASVAAGEVLFSLGSDTGGSIRQPAAFCGVVGLKPTYGRVSRFGLTAFASSLDQIGPITNTVEDNAYLLQAIAGHDPMDSTSANVDKQDYTAALTGDVKGLKIAVPKEYIGEGVDEDVKNRVMEALKVLEGMGAEWEEVSLPHSKYGVATYYLLASSEASSNLARFDGVRYGVRADDAKNLLELYNKTRSEGFGDEVKRRIMLGTFALSSGFYDAYYKKAQKVRTLIKNDFDQVLDKYDVILGPTTPTPAFKIGEKTDDPLTMYANDILTIPVNLAGVPAISVPCGLSNGLPVGLQIIGKAFDESTIYRVAHAYEQATDHHQNKPNL
- the gatC gene encoding Asp-tRNA(Asn)/Glu-tRNA(Gln) amidotransferase subunit GatC; its protein translation is MSRISKEEVKHVAKLARLNMTDEEADMFSKQLDDIIGYAEQLNELDTDNVEPTTHVLDMKNVLREDEVKPWLSNEEALKNTPDKQNGLIKVPAVLE
- a CDS encoding DMT family transporter, whose protein sequence is MIFLNYLLVCVIFGTTFLFIKIGIEAGATPILSGGVRFTIAGLLVLVYFAIKREQVKQALLSKPLVVVGFCITFMTFSTLYWAEQYITSGLAAVLSATGPLMILLIQRQRKEASLDSVQILGLLIALAGVVFISLPGFSSALSYMWVIGCIVVLIGEFGYGYGSVFSKRYFATEQRFSPFLMNGVQMFYGGLMLIAFSMIVEDPSFSSLIANTNAQVAMVYLIFVGSIGGHGLYYWLISKTNPVFPSTWLYVSPLIAITVGYLFLKEMVSPIMILGAFFIIFGVLLSNRHSILKLVRNGQVTRSDF